One window from the genome of Breoghania sp. L-A4 encodes:
- a CDS encoding invasion associated locus B family protein: MQKMTLSTAIPVRAGGKAARMLGMMLAGGVLGAVASGAALAAGSEAPVEPEKSPWTKQCSPPDATGKQTCMTSQVLYDDQGRLSASVAVETVTGRPEPRLLVAVPNRMLLQPGLVVQIDDAVPQKLAYRICLADRCFADELLDAPALGRMRRGETMRVGLMDAASKPATLTFPLAGFAGVIDGAPETPADAQQ; this comes from the coding sequence ATGCAGAAGATGACCCTTTCGACCGCCATACCGGTGCGTGCGGGCGGCAAGGCCGCCCGGATGCTGGGCATGATGCTGGCCGGTGGTGTGCTTGGCGCTGTCGCGTCCGGCGCGGCGCTGGCCGCGGGCAGCGAAGCGCCGGTGGAGCCGGAAAAGTCACCCTGGACGAAACAGTGCAGCCCGCCGGACGCCACCGGCAAGCAGACCTGCATGACGTCGCAGGTGCTCTATGACGATCAGGGCCGGCTGTCGGCCTCGGTGGCTGTGGAAACGGTGACCGGACGGCCGGAGCCCCGGCTTCTGGTGGCGGTGCCCAACCGGATGCTGCTGCAACCGGGTCTCGTCGTGCAGATTGACGATGCGGTCCCGCAGAAGCTCGCCTACCGGATCTGCCTGGCGGACCGGTGCTTCGCCGATGAGTTGCTGGATGCTCCGGCGCTCGGACGCATGCGGCGCGGCGAGACGATGCGCGTGGGTCTGATGGACGCCGCGTCCAAGCCGGCCACGCTGACGTTTCCGCTCGCCGGATTCGCGGGCGTCATCGACGGGGCACCGGAAACTCCGGCCGACGCGCAGCAGTAG
- the hspQ gene encoding heat shock protein HspQ: MRAAKYRIGQVVRHRVYPFRGVVFDVDPAYDNTDEWYQSIPEDIRPRKDQPFYHLLAENDESEYIAYVSEQNLVEDETGEPVRHPQIEELFDTSEDGNYHARNVELH; this comes from the coding sequence ATCCGGGCCGCCAAATACAGGATCGGACAAGTCGTCCGCCACCGGGTCTATCCGTTCCGTGGCGTGGTTTTCGACGTGGATCCGGCCTACGACAACACCGACGAGTGGTACCAGTCGATCCCCGAGGATATCCGTCCGCGCAAGGATCAGCCGTTCTACCATTTGCTCGCCGAAAACGACGAGAGCGAATACATCGCCTACGTGTCGGAGCAGAATCTGGTCGAGGACGAGACCGGCGAGCCGGTGCGCCATCCTCAGATCGAGGAGTTGTTCGACACCTCCGAGGACGGCAACTACCACGCCCGCAACGTCGAACTGCACTGA
- a CDS encoding CoA ester lyase — translation MTKSPRSFYQPLAIGAPAPLRELPVQLERMIHFVPPQIEKMRGKVAGLIGKVDVVLGNLEDAIPADEKDAARQGFIQMARDNDFGDTGLWARVNCLNSPWLLDDILEIVPAVGHKLDVIMLPKVEGAWDIHYLDQLLAQLEARHGIEKPILIHAILETAEGVKNVADIALASPRMHGMSLGPADLAASRGMKTTRVGGGHPDYGVLADPGADAHAARAFYQQDLWHYTVAKMVDACMSAGIKPFYGPFGDFSDLAACESQFRNAFLMGCVGAWSLHPTQIDIAKRVFSPDPDEVAFAAKIIKAMPDGTGAVMIDGKMQDDATWKQAKVIVDLAKIVAAKDSDFAERYAL, via the coding sequence ATGACCAAGAGCCCGCGCAGCTTCTATCAGCCCCTGGCCATCGGCGCGCCCGCGCCGCTGCGCGAGTTGCCGGTGCAACTGGAACGGATGATCCACTTCGTGCCGCCGCAGATCGAGAAGATGCGCGGCAAGGTGGCCGGACTGATCGGCAAGGTCGACGTGGTGCTGGGCAATCTCGAGGACGCCATTCCCGCCGACGAGAAGGACGCCGCGCGGCAGGGTTTCATCCAGATGGCGCGCGACAATGATTTCGGCGACACCGGGCTGTGGGCCCGCGTCAACTGCCTCAACTCGCCATGGCTGCTCGACGACATCCTGGAGATCGTGCCGGCGGTGGGACACAAGCTCGACGTGATCATGCTGCCGAAGGTGGAAGGCGCCTGGGACATCCACTATCTCGACCAGTTGCTCGCGCAACTGGAAGCGCGGCACGGAATCGAAAAACCGATCCTCATCCACGCGATCCTGGAGACCGCGGAAGGCGTGAAGAACGTCGCCGACATCGCGCTCGCCTCGCCGCGCATGCACGGCATGAGCCTTGGCCCCGCGGATCTGGCGGCCTCGCGCGGCATGAAGACGACGCGGGTCGGCGGCGGCCACCCGGACTACGGCGTGCTGGCGGACCCCGGCGCGGATGCACATGCGGCACGCGCCTTCTATCAGCAGGACCTGTGGCACTACACGGTGGCCAAGATGGTCGACGCCTGCATGAGCGCCGGAATCAAGCCGTTTTACGGCCCGTTCGGGGACTTTTCGGACCTCGCGGCCTGCGAATCCCAGTTTCGTAACGCTTTCCTCATGGGATGTGTGGGAGCATGGTCGCTGCATCCGACCCAGATCGACATCGCCAAGCGCGTGTTCAGCCCGGATCCGGATGAAGTGGCGTTTGCCGCGAAAATCATCAAGGCGATGCCCGACGGAACGGGGGCCGTGATGATCGACGGCAAGATGCAGGACGACGCCACCTGGAAGCAGGCCAAGGTGATCGTCGACCTGGCGAAGATCGTTGCCGCCAAGGACAGCGATTTCGCCGAGCGCTACGCGCTCTAG
- a CDS encoding lipid A biosynthesis acyltransferase, with protein MSSSKAPLPQRLRYAAEYAALRLLGAAIRAMPLDMASSVIGWSWRTLAPLTGRHARALEHIGAAYPSMPQAERETLSRDMWENLGRIMAETFQLDRMIDSPGRYTYDLDGVADVLRDRTRGCVIVSLHTGNWEIVAQPAETFGLRTAGVYQALSNPLSDAWLTKLRAGLFPGGLYAKGHDTARRMLSHVRSGGAIAFLADHRDVRGIQVPFFGRPAYANPFPVMLARSCGVPVVAVRVIREGGVHFRFAGEIVEIPRDGDRREDIAAGTAMVHGVFERWIREYPAQWMWIHRKWANGAA; from the coding sequence GTGAGCAGTTCCAAAGCCCCCCTGCCCCAGCGGCTGCGATACGCGGCCGAATATGCCGCGCTGCGCCTGCTCGGCGCCGCGATCCGCGCGATGCCGCTGGATATGGCCTCGAGCGTCATCGGCTGGTCCTGGCGCACACTCGCACCGCTGACCGGGCGTCATGCGCGCGCGCTTGAACACATCGGCGCGGCGTATCCCTCGATGCCGCAGGCCGAGCGCGAGACGCTTTCGCGCGACATGTGGGAGAATCTGGGGCGAATCATGGCCGAGACGTTCCAGCTCGACCGGATGATCGACTCACCCGGGCGCTATACCTACGATCTCGACGGCGTCGCCGACGTGCTCCGCGACCGGACCCGCGGCTGCGTCATCGTCTCGCTGCACACCGGAAACTGGGAAATCGTCGCCCAGCCGGCGGAGACATTCGGACTGCGGACGGCCGGCGTCTATCAGGCGTTGAGCAATCCGCTGTCGGACGCGTGGCTGACGAAGCTGCGCGCAGGACTGTTTCCCGGAGGGCTTTACGCGAAGGGACACGACACGGCGCGCAGGATGCTCTCGCATGTGCGAAGCGGCGGCGCGATCGCCTTTCTCGCCGACCACCGCGACGTGCGCGGCATCCAGGTGCCGTTCTTCGGCCGCCCCGCCTACGCCAACCCGTTTCCAGTGATGCTGGCGCGCTCCTGCGGCGTGCCCGTGGTGGCGGTTCGGGTGATCCGCGAAGGCGGCGTCCATTTCCGCTTCGCGGGCGAAATCGTGGAGATTCCGCGCGACGGCGACCGGCGCGAGGACATAGCAGCGGGCACCGCGATGGTGCATGGCGTGTTCGAGCGCTGGATCCGCGAGTACCCCGCGCAGTGGATGTGGATCCACCGCAAGTGGGCCAACGGCGCGGCGTGA
- a CDS encoding AEC family transporter, giving the protein MQDVLTLALPFFGLILVGFASGKIRSLPAAGLDWMNFFILYLALPALFFQLLAQTPVEELTNLAYVAATTFATYCAFALAFCIGVVITRGNIAVATIQGMAGAYSNIGYMGPGLTLAALGSAAAVPTALIFCFDNILLFTLLPLMMALGGTQDADAKTMALRVLKQIFTHPFIIATILGVGAAAIGFQPPRALDTLLTFLRNAAAPCALFALGVSVALRPLVRVPGELPVLLLIKLILHPLLILALLNWIGGFEPLWVATAVLMACLPPAANVFVMAQSYHTYVERASAVVMLGTLVSVVTVTAFLYLITNNMLPGL; this is encoded by the coding sequence ATGCAGGACGTTCTCACTCTGGCCTTGCCCTTCTTCGGCTTGATCCTCGTCGGCTTCGCCTCGGGCAAGATCCGTTCCCTTCCCGCGGCCGGGCTCGACTGGATGAACTTCTTCATCCTCTATCTGGCGCTCCCGGCGCTGTTCTTCCAGCTTCTGGCCCAGACCCCGGTCGAGGAACTGACCAATCTCGCCTATGTGGCGGCCACGACCTTCGCGACCTATTGCGCCTTCGCGCTGGCCTTCTGCATCGGCGTGGTGATCACCCGCGGCAACATCGCGGTCGCCACGATCCAGGGCATGGCGGGCGCCTATTCCAACATCGGCTACATGGGGCCGGGGCTGACGCTCGCGGCCCTTGGCTCGGCTGCCGCCGTCCCCACGGCGCTGATCTTCTGCTTCGACAACATCCTGCTGTTCACGCTGCTGCCGCTGATGATGGCCCTCGGCGGCACCCAGGACGCCGACGCGAAGACGATGGCGCTGCGGGTGCTCAAGCAGATTTTCACCCATCCGTTCATTATCGCCACCATTCTCGGCGTCGGTGCCGCGGCCATCGGCTTCCAGCCGCCCAGGGCGCTGGACACGCTGCTGACCTTCCTGCGCAACGCCGCAGCACCCTGCGCCCTTTTTGCGCTCGGCGTCTCGGTGGCGCTCAGGCCGCTGGTGCGCGTGCCCGGCGAGCTGCCGGTGCTGCTGCTGATCAAGCTGATCCTGCATCCGCTGCTGATCCTGGCGTTGCTCAACTGGATCGGCGGCTTCGAGCCGCTGTGGGTCGCCACCGCCGTGCTGATGGCCTGCCTGCCGCCCGCCGCCAACGTCTTCGTCATGGCGCAGTCCTACCACACCTATGTGGAACGGGCCTCGGCGGTGGTGATGCTCGGCACCCTGGTTTCGGTGGTCACCGTCACGGCGTTTCTCTATCTGATCACCAACAACATGTTGCCCGGCCTCTGA
- a CDS encoding CoA transferase, which yields MQPLDGIRVLDFTTLLPGPLATLMLAEAGAHVTKIEKPGGEDMRHYPPFVGGVSAPFALLNRGKTSVEIDLKAADAIETLRPMIEQADILVEQFRPGVMARLGLGYEALKAINPRLIYCSISGYGQTGPRAGEAGHDLNYVGNTGLLALSHGDTDAPTVPPALVADIGGGSFPALANILLALIARQRTGEGCCLDIAMADAAFTFAVFAQAELAATGKVPVSGQGLLTGGSPRYRLYPAADGRLIAVASLEQKFWITLCDVLDIPQELRDDRIDPQATARAIAGAIREKTSEEWRPLLAKADCCATVVLGLEEAMQDPHFRARGLFDHIIEPGGLPAAAVPIAPGFRKTTA from the coding sequence ATGCAGCCACTGGACGGGATCCGGGTTCTCGACTTCACCACGCTGCTGCCGGGGCCGTTGGCGACCCTGATGCTGGCGGAGGCCGGCGCCCATGTCACCAAGATCGAGAAGCCTGGCGGCGAGGACATGCGCCACTATCCGCCCTTCGTCGGCGGCGTTTCTGCACCTTTCGCCCTGCTCAACCGCGGCAAGACCAGCGTCGAGATCGACCTGAAGGCTGCGGATGCGATCGAAACCCTGCGGCCGATGATCGAGCAGGCGGATATCCTGGTCGAACAGTTCCGCCCCGGCGTCATGGCGCGGCTGGGTCTGGGCTATGAGGCGCTCAAGGCGATCAACCCGAGGCTGATCTACTGCTCGATCTCCGGCTACGGGCAGACGGGTCCGCGCGCCGGCGAGGCCGGCCACGATCTCAACTATGTCGGCAACACCGGCCTTTTGGCGCTGTCGCATGGGGATACCGATGCGCCCACAGTCCCGCCGGCGCTGGTGGCGGATATCGGCGGCGGCTCGTTTCCCGCGCTCGCCAACATCCTGCTGGCGCTGATCGCCCGCCAGCGCACGGGCGAGGGCTGCTGCCTCGACATCGCCATGGCCGATGCCGCCTTCACTTTCGCCGTCTTCGCGCAGGCCGAGCTTGCGGCGACTGGAAAAGTGCCTGTCAGCGGGCAGGGGCTGCTGACCGGCGGCTCGCCGCGCTACCGGCTGTATCCGGCGGCCGACGGCCGGCTGATCGCGGTGGCCAGTCTCGAGCAGAAATTCTGGATCACCCTGTGCGATGTGCTGGATATTCCACAAGAGCTGCGCGACGACCGGATCGACCCGCAGGCCACCGCCCGCGCAATCGCCGGAGCCATCCGCGAAAAGACCTCAGAGGAATGGCGGCCGCTGCTCGCCAAGGCGGATTGCTGCGCCACCGTGGTGCTCGGGCTGGAGGAGGCCATGCAGGACCCGCATTTCCGTGCGCGCGGGCTGTTCGACCACATCATCGAACCGGGCGGACTGCCCGCCGCCGCCGTCCCCATCGCGCCGGGGTTCCGGAAAACCACTGCGTGA
- a CDS encoding UbiH/UbiF family hydroxylase gives MSQSDRNAENEKASRADVADVIIAGTGPSGLIAAILLARSGLDTVLVGPAAPRDDRRTTALLESSVRILDRIGLWPAIARHAAPLKRMRIVDDTKRLFRAPETVFDSAEIGLDAFGYNILNEDLNVILHDAAATTPSLRRVEGFVTGIVHHAHDCEVMVAGAGSLRARLLVGADGRNSRVREAAGIGVKRWNYDQAALVLNLRHDRPHHDTSTEFHTPSGPFTLVPLGDGRSSLVCVERPAEAERLTTLSPEALSLELERRAKSFLGKMRVDGPVQIYPLSGMTAEKVAAKRSALIGETAHVFPPIGAQGLNLSLRDIEALGHVLERARAEHLDIGGEEVMARYERARRTDIATRTTAVDLLNRTLLADFLPIQMMRSVGLYLAGRIPPLRKLMMREGVAPGFISARGDDSLLGRLSR, from the coding sequence ATGAGCCAGAGCGACCGAAATGCCGAAAACGAAAAGGCTTCCCGCGCGGACGTGGCCGACGTGATCATCGCGGGCACCGGACCTTCGGGCCTGATCGCCGCGATTCTCCTGGCGCGCTCGGGCCTGGATACCGTGCTGGTGGGTCCCGCCGCCCCGCGCGACGACCGGCGCACCACCGCGCTGCTGGAATCCTCGGTGCGCATTCTCGACCGCATCGGCCTGTGGCCGGCGATCGCCAGACACGCCGCGCCCTTGAAGCGGATGCGCATCGTCGACGACACAAAGCGACTTTTCCGCGCGCCGGAGACCGTGTTCGACAGCGCCGAAATCGGTCTTGATGCCTTCGGGTACAATATTTTGAACGAAGATCTTAATGTGATCCTTCACGATGCGGCGGCCACGACGCCCAGCTTGCGCCGCGTGGAGGGATTCGTCACCGGCATCGTGCACCATGCACATGACTGCGAGGTGATGGTGGCCGGCGCCGGTTCGCTGCGCGCACGGCTGCTGGTGGGCGCGGATGGCCGCAATTCGCGGGTGCGCGAGGCCGCCGGCATTGGAGTGAAGCGCTGGAACTACGACCAGGCGGCGCTGGTGCTGAACCTGCGGCACGACCGGCCGCACCACGATACATCAACGGAATTCCACACCCCCAGCGGCCCCTTCACCCTTGTGCCGCTGGGCGATGGCCGCTCGAGCCTGGTGTGCGTGGAACGCCCCGCCGAGGCCGAGAGACTCACAACGCTTTCGCCCGAGGCGCTGTCGCTGGAGCTGGAGAGGCGCGCGAAATCCTTCCTCGGCAAGATGCGGGTCGACGGCCCGGTGCAGATCTATCCGCTGTCGGGCATGACGGCGGAAAAGGTCGCGGCGAAGCGCTCGGCGCTGATCGGCGAGACCGCGCATGTGTTCCCGCCCATCGGCGCGCAGGGTCTCAACCTGAGCCTGCGCGACATCGAGGCGCTGGGCCATGTGCTGGAGCGCGCGCGCGCCGAGCATCTGGACATCGGCGGCGAGGAGGTGATGGCCCGCTATGAGCGCGCGCGGCGCACCGACATCGCCACCCGCACCACGGCGGTGGACCTGCTCAACCGCACGCTGCTGGCCGATTTCCTGCCCATCCAGATGATGCGCAGCGTCGGACTGTATCTCGCCGGCCGCATCCCGCCGCTGCGCAAGCTGATGATGCGCGAGGGCGTCGCGCCCGGCTTCATCAGCGCCCGCGGCGACGACAGTCTTCTGGGACGGCTGAGCCGGTAG
- a CDS encoding DUF2182 domain-containing protein, translated as MLARYAGHVGGSQRAASAVVSLAAGYLSVWCAYSLGATALQWGLHEAQLATAMMAPATTTLSATTLIAAGLYQFTPLKRACVLRCHPPYPGLFDTLGEPAQRGSYRAGLRQGLDCMGCCWALMAVMFAVGVMNILWIAVLGIVMVIEKTQPQRWISPLIGVLFLAWGLALLVSTGVVSAFF; from the coding sequence ATGCTGGCGCGCTACGCCGGGCACGTCGGCGGCTCGCAGCGGGCGGCCTCCGCCGTTGTGTCGCTCGCGGCGGGCTATCTGAGCGTCTGGTGCGCCTATTCGCTCGGCGCGACCGCCCTGCAGTGGGGCCTGCACGAGGCGCAGCTCGCCACCGCCATGATGGCCCCGGCCACCACCACGCTTTCCGCCACCACGCTGATTGCCGCGGGGCTTTATCAGTTCACGCCGCTCAAGCGCGCCTGTGTCCTGCGGTGCCATCCGCCTTATCCCGGTCTGTTCGACACCCTGGGCGAGCCTGCGCAGCGCGGCTCATACCGCGCGGGTCTGCGCCAGGGGCTCGACTGCATGGGCTGCTGCTGGGCGCTGATGGCGGTGATGTTCGCCGTCGGCGTGATGAACATCCTGTGGATCGCCGTGCTCGGAATCGTGATGGTGATCGAGAAGACTCAGCCGCAGCGCTGGATTTCTCCGCTGATCGGCGTGCTGTTTCTCGCCTGGGGACTTGCGCTTTTGGTCTCCACCGGAGTTGTTTCGGCGTTTTTCTGA
- a CDS encoding CDP-alcohol phosphatidyltransferase family protein produces the protein MKTSDATAVVRAFSVHLLTASGALWALLALLAAAEGNWPMTFAWLGVALLVDGVDGPLARAVKITERLPNWSGSSLDFVIDYATYVLVPAFALANCGLLDSPYNLIAAGLVVITGALYFAYEGMKTPDNSFRGFPVTWNMLVFDLMVFQALHAWTFVIVLVFAVLTFAPVNFVHPVRVKRWRPLNLAITALWLGSAFAAARNGMVAEGAVGIGLAASSLYLLGVGALLQLAKRSAAKTAG, from the coding sequence ATGAAGACGTCCGATGCCACCGCCGTCGTGCGGGCGTTTTCCGTGCATCTGCTCACCGCCTCGGGCGCGCTTTGGGCATTGCTGGCGCTGCTCGCCGCGGCCGAGGGCAACTGGCCGATGACGTTTGCCTGGCTGGGTGTGGCGCTGCTCGTCGACGGGGTCGACGGTCCGCTGGCGCGCGCCGTGAAGATCACCGAGCGGTTGCCCAACTGGTCCGGATCCTCGCTCGATTTCGTCATTGATTACGCCACCTACGTGCTGGTACCGGCCTTCGCGCTCGCCAACTGCGGGCTGCTGGACAGTCCCTACAACCTGATCGCCGCCGGACTCGTGGTGATCACCGGCGCGCTGTACTTCGCCTATGAGGGCATGAAGACGCCGGACAATTCCTTCCGCGGCTTCCCCGTCACCTGGAACATGCTGGTGTTCGACCTGATGGTCTTTCAGGCGCTGCACGCCTGGACCTTCGTCATCGTGCTGGTGTTCGCCGTGCTGACCTTCGCGCCGGTGAACTTCGTCCACCCGGTGCGCGTCAAGCGCTGGCGGCCGCTCAATCTGGCGATAACGGCGCTGTGGCTGGGCAGTGCCTTCGCCGCGGCGCGCAACGGCATGGTCGCGGAAGGCGCGGTGGGAATCGGCCTGGCCGCCTCCAGCCTCTATCTGCTGGGCGTCGGCGCCTTGCTGCAGCTCGCCAAGCGCAGCGCCGCGAAGACGGCGGGATGA